One genomic region from Cryptococcus gattii WM276 chromosome C, complete sequence encodes:
- a CDS encoding Retrograde transport, endosome to Golgi-related protein, putative (Similar to TIGR gene model, INSD accession AAW42532.1), giving the protein MSSAFPSTTATPVPSSPPAPSESYLSELDGTAPSLLETTLGTNTFGVEQAWDSTGGGLDRLNLVSWKADVNAHEGDGVEKRGFNAISTVLSHPTKRADPLRGSRKSLPPLSQPPPTLPKPPPAAQYDDYLSTVIPLYESFTAAQAIASGGDSSKADVDLPPLDAVPSVVFDSSFSLADPSTWEALTSSSSDNLPDESTQEQLSTHLDTLERHLLYEISLRSTSFFSALSNLQDLHSESSACLKQITSLQSSLRDISITQAAKGLAIINCQERLHVLKATVKGVDALGEVEDIIGVADRLVNEGDWEGGLSEVEDIVRWWNKYSEQGDESELPVVSLAPLSSLPSRVASLVNVISTSLTSALISYLTSLFSRPISQSPSSDELKGSLGPMLEGMVKCGKVGEMENLWTEVAAIGIREESRKVIQSMDHSAFLSLCMKMYDVLLARITMVKTVGEIMEEAVQSLSSTTPLSITSNPHPHPTQAPNISLSETLLLSVTLAHTRLSKILSVRTSPHSSLSLTSFLSIYRLTFQFISSSEKITGRTIVPLRGVLASQAKSWVQEWHQERLTKSARLVEEEIWTQVDVKIKVQHSVDLIVKSETTDPEECILSADGDDDENGKESESKEDDKVVGKQLHVGSKKFFVVKATAESLVLLSEYVGVVVNLGEVGGDVISRVIEFLKSFNSRTCQVVLGAGAMRSAGLKNITAKHLALASQSLSVVVALMESLQGLGKRFMGERWGMLEGEFGKLKRDYEEHQNEIHLKLVAIMADRLAVHIGSLRQIDFNVSSTTPAGPRSYAEMLVKESSTLHKVLTKYLGHDEVEGVMKRVIGEIGRRLGEEFGKIEVQNEDAKKKMLQDVALMSIRLKPLSKAGEDDIVKLENVVKGKAVRETEAKMGDKMESNAAQEIAEGGKEGEKVKEKTDVDQKKMDGKQRVNDAGLAPPSTVLPNDDEPKATEPSISTIDPPETHLSPVAPAPISVAPAPRALDGKAPEAIAPHSDSRIQSEESAPPSTSSDSAKAAEIKTEEQVQEKLQAIIPVVEKATGKIGESSEVKYKKSKSVDNQREKVKSDLEKTESEQEKDADSVTEKEGLTEKDQPIDGEQALPASGPAEDQQALKAPIKTSPPSFSSSSLKGGANMDISLAQVEAKINSSNDPPLANKPENDGVKDGDIIHTPADKDVSGSKEEVDNGDNTPASEGAVEDVNGEESKNKDEEEHDQNYQKDEDKDNNQGVKDEAEAEAEENKVKDAKSTGGSRKKKNKNRRRQ; this is encoded by the exons ATGAGCAGCGCGTTTCCATCAACAACTGCCACGCCAGTaccctcttctcctcctgCGCCGTCAGAATCTTACCTTTCAGAGCTTGACGGTACAGCTCCAAGTTTGCTTGAGACAACTCTTGGTACCAATACATTTGGCGTCGAACAAGCATGGGACAGCACCGGCGGCGGACTGGATAGATTGAACCTTGTATCTTGGAAGGCAGATGTGAATGCTCACGAAGGAGATGGTGTCGAGAAGCGTGGATTTAATG CCATATCCACTGTACTTAGCCATCCCACCAAACGCGCCGATCCTCTTCGAGGTTCCAGAAAATCCCTTCCGCCATTATCTCAACCTCCTCCTACTCTCCCTAAGCCACCTCCAGCCGCTCAGTACGACGATTACCTTTCAACTGTCATACCTCTATACGAATCCTTCACAGCCGCGCAAGCAATAGCATCAGGAGGAGATAGCTCAAAAGCTGACGTAGACCTCCCACCGCTTGACGCCGTGCCATCTGTTGTCTTCGACTCTAGCTTCAGTCTTGCCGATCCATCAACTTGGGAAGCTCTTACTAGCTCATCATCAGATAATTTACCGGACGAAAGTACTCAAGAACAATTATCAACCCATTTAGATACTCTCGAAAGGCATTTATTGTACGAGATATCTCTGCGCAGCACTTCGTTCTTTTCTGCTTTATCAAACTTGCAAGATCTTCACTCCGAATCGTCGGCATGTCTAAAGCAAATCACATCTCTGCAATCTTCGTTACGCGATATTTCCATCACACAAGCGGCCAAGGGCCTGGCTATCATTAACTGTCAAGAGAGATTACACGTGCTTAAAGCTACTGTTAAGGGAGTGGATGCATTGGGCGAGGTAGAGGACATTATTGGGGTTGCGGACAGATTGGTCAATGAAGGAGATTGGGAGGGTGGTTTGAGCGAAGTGGAGGATATAGTAAGGTGGTGGAACAAATATTCTGAGCAAGGCGACGAAAGCGAGCTTCCGGTAGTATCTTTGGCCCCCTTATCATCTCTTCCTAGCAGAGTTGCCTCCCTCGTGAATGTTATTTCAACTTCTTTAACGTCAGCACTCATATCCTATCTTACCTCCCTCTTTTCTCGACCTATAAGCCAATCACCTTCCTCAGATGAACTCAAGGGATCACTGGGACCTATGCTGGAAGGGATGGTCAAATGTGGTAAGGTGGGCGAAATGGAAAATTTATGGACCGAGGTGGCGGCCATTGGGATAAGAGAGGAGTCGAGGAAG GTTATACAATCCATGGACCATTCTGCATTCTTATCGCTTTGTATGAAAATGTACGATGTACTGTTGGCAAGAATAACGATGGTGAAGACGGTGGGAGAGATTATGGAGGAAGCTGTTCAATCTTTATC GTCCACCACTCCACTCTCTATTACTTCGAaccctcatcctcatcctACTCAAGCCCCAAATATCTCGCTATCGGAAACACTGCTCTTATCGGTCACTCTCGCCCACACCCGCCTCTCCAAAATCCTATCCGTTCGTACTTCCCCACACTCTTCCCTCTCACTCACATCATTCCTCAGCATCTACCGACTCACCTTCCAGTTCATCAGTTCTTCTGAGAAGATCACAGGACGAACAATCGTCCCACTCCGTGGTGTTTTGGCTTCGCAAGCTAAAAGTTGGGTTCAAGAATGGCATCAGGAACGTCTTACCAAAAGCGCGCGGCTTGTCGAGGAAGAGATTTGGACACAGGTGGACGTCAAGATTAAAGTGCAGCATTCTGTTGATTTGATTGTCAAGTCTGAGACAACCGATCCGGAGGAATGTATACTTTCTGCGGATGGGGACGATGATGAAAATGGGAAGGAAAGTGAGAGTAAAGAAGATGATAAAGTCGTGGGGAAGCAGCTTCATGTCGGAAGCAAGAAATTCTTTGTGGTCAAAGCGACAGCAGAAAGCTTGGTGCTTTTGTCGGAGTATGTCGGAGTCGTAGTCAACTTAGGGGAAGTGGGTGGCGATGTCATAAGCAGGGTGATCGAGTTCTTGAAG AGCTTCAATTCGCGAACATGCCAAGTTGTCCTCGGTGCCGGTGCAATGCGCTCAGCCGGCCTAAAAAATATCACCGCTAAACATCTGGCGCTGGCGAGTCAGTCCTTGTCAGTGGTGGTAGCTTTGATGGAAAGTCTCCAGGGACTGGGCAAACGGTTTATGGGGGAGAGATGGGGTATGTTGGAGGGGGAATTTGGAAAGTTGAAGCGG GATTATGAGGAACATCAGAATGAGATTCATTTGAAGTTGGTGGCTATTATGGCTGATAGATTGGCAGTGCATATTGGTTCTTTGCGT CAAATTGACTTCAATGTCTCATCCACAACTCCAGCGGGTCCTCGTTCTTACGCTGAAATGCTCGTTAAAGAATCTTCTACTCTTCATAAAGTGCTGACCAAGTATCTCGGACATGACGAGGTGGAGGGCGTCATGAAGCGGGTGATAGGGGAGATCGGAAGGCGGTTAGGGGAAGAGTTCGGGAAGATTGAGGTGCAGAATGAGGAtgcaaagaagaa GATGTTGCAAGATGTGGCGCTCATGTCCATCCGGCTAAAACCGTTATCGAAAGCAGGCGAAGACGATATCGTGAAACTTGAGAATGTTGTCAAGGGAAAGGCTGTTCGCGAGACAGAGGCGAAGATGGGAGACAAAATGGAGAGCAATGCTGCCCAAGAAATAGCGGAGGGGGGTaaggaaggggaaaaggTGAAAGAGAAGACTGACGTAGATCAAAAGAAAATGGATGGGAAGCAACGAGTTAATGACGCCGGGTTAGCTCCTCCATCTACAGTGTTGCCCAACGATGACGAGCCAAAGGCCACTGAACCATCGATCTCTACCATTGACCCCCCCGAAACACATTTATCTCCTGTTGCTCCTGCACCCATTTCTGTCGCCCCCGCCCCTCGTGCGCTTGATGGCAAAGCGCCCGAGGCCATTGCCCCACATTCTGACAGTCGAATTCAATCTGAGGAGTCGGCTCCACCCTCCACATCGAGCGATTCTGCCAAAGCGGCTGAGATCAAGACTGAAGAGCAGGTACAGGAAAAGTTGCAGGCCATTATTCCCGTTGTTGAGAAAGCGACTGGGAAAATTGGAGAGAGTAGCGAGGTCAAGTATAAAAAGTCGAAAAGCGTGGATAATCAGAGAGAGAAGGTTAAGAGTGATCTGGAGAAGACAGAATCCGAACAGGAAAAGGATGCGGATAGCGTAACGGAAAAAGAGGGATTAACAGAGAAAGATCAGCCTATTGATGGCGAGCAAGCCCTGCCTGCCTCTGGTCCCGCCGAAGATCAACAAGCCCTCAAAGCGCCTATTAAAACCTCCCCGCCAtcattctcctcttcttctctcaaGGGCGGTGCCAATATGGATATTTCGCTGGCTCAAGTAGAAGCAAAAATTAATTCATCAAACGACCCTCCGCTAGCAAATAAACCGGAAAATGACGGTgtgaaggatggagatATCATTCATACACCCGCCGATAAGGACGTCTCTGGAAGTAAAGAGGAGGTTGATAATGGCGACAACACCCCAGCAAGCGAAGGGGCTGTAGAGGATGTGAACGGCGAGGAGAGTAAAAATaaggacgaagaggaaCATGACCAGAACTACcagaaggatgaggataAAGACAACAATCAAGGCGTAAAAGATGAGGCTGAAGCTGAAGCTGAAGAAAACAAGGTGAAAGATGCAAAGAGCACAGGCGggtcaaggaagaagaagaacaagaatCGACGACGCCAATAA
- a CDS encoding Hypothetical protein (Similar to TIGR gene model, INSD accession AAW42536.1; CNC07170), translating into MADQQLAQPSNPMQAMQATIQAAPSTGPIAKDSYDELFDENMRLRDFHDTTVPNIFSVASMINDCVDMIKIIEERNLRNEKFINESTRLMTQVQESMAAREATIRETEKQEYDNKMRKLQAKHAAEKRQSRLEIQSLRQKVVRLERRLMDNSSTRM; encoded by the exons ATGGCGGACCAGCAGCTGGCCCAGCCCTCAAATCCTATGCAAGCCATGCAAGCTACGATTCAGGCTGCACCTTCTACAGGTCCAATTGCCAAGGACT CCTACGACGAGCTCTTTGACGAGAACATGCGCCTCCGTGATTTCCACGACACGACTGTTCCCAATATCTTTTCTGTAGCATCAATGATCAATGATTGTGTTGACATGATCAAAATTATCGAAGAAAGAAATCTTCGGAATGAAAAGTTTATTAATGAGAGCACAAGATTGATGACTCAAGTCCAGGAGTCAATGGCCGCAAGAGAGGCAACAATAAGGGAGACTGAGAAGCAAGAGTATGATAACAAGATGAGAAAACTGCAGGCGAAGCATGCAGCGGAGAAGAGGCAATCGCGGTTGGAGATTCAGTCGTTAAGACAAAAGGTTGTGAGGCTGGAAAGACGACTCATGGACAATTCGTCAACGCGGATGTGA
- a CDS encoding Flavohemoprotein (Hemoglobin-like protein), putative (Similar to TIGR gene model, INSD accession AAW42537.1; involved in response to oxidative stress), translated as MDAKKATIAVIALAAAVTAYKVMSATQEKKNTEGVCPATGQKLAGSTGCPFSSGMPLPDPAHRCDPNSIQEEYKVPDVPPLTEAQKDIIKSTAPVLEKHGVTITTHFYKNMILAHPELKDVFSESAQKLGHQPAALAAAVYAYALNIHDLTPMVPVVERIAHKHTSLHITANQYGIVGKHLIQSIVDILGDAVTPEVADAWYNGYWNLAHIFINRERQLYDSAIEAGGWEGWRQFKVAKRVKESHEITSFYLKPVDDSKPLPKFKPGQYIGVQIDIPGLGHKQARQYSLSDAPNGEYFRISVKREDGVAVPTADNPEIPLHPGWTSNVLHKDYQEGSIINVASPYGDFYYAPSSSSPTAPLILLSAGVGQTPVMSMLNAQLVKNNEPDAPVKPITYITVARSPKVGAFKEHVKKLSDVHENVKSRIFYSRPTDDVVEGKDYDFKGRMDLDKVKEDLYLGDKTAEYYICGPSKFMLSARDKLESFGVDPSRIHYELFEAGNLAV; from the exons ATGGACGCCAAGAAGGCTACTATTGCTGTTATTGCCCTTGCTGCCGCTGTTACCGCCTACAAAGTTATGAGCGCTACtcaagagaagaagaacacCGAGGGTGTCTGCCCTGCCACCGGTCAGAAGCTTGCTGGGTCTACCGGATGCCCCTTCAGCTC AGGCATGCCTTTGCCTGACCCTGCCCACCGATGCGACCCAAACTCTATCCAGGAAGAGTACAAGGTCCCTGATGTGCCTCCCCTTACCGAGGCGCAAAAGGACATCATCAAGTCTACTGCTCCTGTCCTCGAGAAGCATGGTGTTACCATCACTACTCATTTCT ACAAGAACATGATCCTTGCCCACCCCGAGTTGAAAGATGTCTTCTCAGAGAGTGCTCAAAAACTTGGCCACCAGCCTGCCGCCCTTGCCGCTGCTGTTTATGCCTACGCTTTGAACATCCACGACCTCACTCCTATGGTACCCGTCGTCGAGCGAATCGCCCACAAGCACACTTCTCTCCATATCACTGCCAACCAGTACGGTATTGTCGGCAAGCACTTAATTCAGTCTATTGTTGACATTCTCGGCGACGCCGTGACACCCGAGGTTGCTGATGCTTGGTACAATGGCTATTGGAACTTGGCTCAT ATCTTCATTAATCGGGAGCGTCAACTTTACGATTCTGCTATCGAAGCCGGTGGCTGGGAAGGATGGAGGCAATTCAAGGTCGCCAAGCGGGTCAAGGAGTCCCACGAGATCACCAGCTTCTACCTCAAGCCTGTTGACGACTCTAAGCCTTTGCCCAAATTTAAGCCTGGTCAATACATTGGTGTTCAGATTGATATTCCTGGTTTAGGCCACAAGCAAGCTAGGCA GTATTCTCTTTCTGACGCTCCTAATGGAGAGTACTTCCGAATTTCTGTTAAGCGGGAAGACGGAGTTGCGGTACCTACAGCTGATAACCCCGAAATTCCCCTCCACCCTGGATG GACGAGCAACGTCCTTCACAAAGACTACCAAGAAGGCTCGATCATCAACGTCGCCTCGCCATACGGTGACTTCTACTATgctccctcctcttcctcaccCACCGCCCCGCTTATTCTCCTTTCTGCCGGTGTCGGTCAGACCCCCGTTATGTCCATGCTCAATGCTCAGCTCGTCAAGAACAATGAGCCTGACGCTCCTGTCAAGCCTATAACTTACATTACCGTCGCCAGGAGTCCTAAAGTGGGTGCATTCAAGGAACATGTGAAAAAGCTCTCGGACGTGCATGAGAACGTGAAGAGCAGAATTTTCTACTCGCGACCGACGGACGACGTGGTAGAAGGGAAGGACTATGATTTCAAGGGAAGGATGGATCTTGATAAGGTCAAGGAGGACTTGTATTTGGGAGATAAGACGGCCGAGTACTA CATCTGCGGTCCTTCCAAGTTCATGCTCAGCGCAAGGGACAAGCTCGAATCTTTCGGTGTTGACCCCTCTCGAATCCACTACGAGTTATTCGAAGCTGGTAACCTTGCTGTTTAG
- a CDS encoding 5' flap endonuclease, putative (Similar to TIGR gene model, INSD accession AAW42538.1) yields MGIKGLLQWVKKTHPEVIKAFPKRWADPKFHGRRVAIDATLLTNRFHFACRGGPLEGYGEVIAWYNLVSEMRAYGVIPVAVWDQRGVREWKSAEARRRLTIRAAHLARRNHEFARSARVHLLREAIVDFFQLPSEEQDAVRAHWEATKFTFVTTGRKDALDGDRIPAGGTLTPPESPRTEKVEREALDGLRRNQDGKLKVVQDEDRALTAENNEQMKQKSTAEKIASSLTERDTISINRITSTIDTFSYLVQAYRDAYRTPVPSSRSKSFTSLPGFDPSQDLTPLEEELKQWTTANRQELGLDEWKKGVEKLDERLEDLVPLENFTETRRQLDLTREEGEIINLVLSPTLQSDDYLTPPPSPPFQVTSKSSPSSDALLRLDALIATLPSVLSIYKRALDIPSPADHLNCQHLLDLLRVPILHASIPFEAEGLASSLCLSGLADYVGTEDSDVLGYSAKLLRNVSSSRKPLEVVDGEDVRQAVELEKEEWVDWVVLLGTDASSNIPKIGPVNSLRFIKEYHSIENILGAKPELVDRLNALHPVGAPLGAKEWMKGVEAGRKLFKELPPTPTPAEWEELWTGVGMPEEKDDSVVQQWLEEKFGAKLVELEDPDIYPLEGSENEVGDESESENENETDVERL; encoded by the exons ATGGGCATTAAGGGCCTTCTGCAATGGGTTAAGAAGACACA TCCCGAGGTGATCAAGGCCTTTCCCAAACGATGGGCAGATCCGAAATTCCACGGTAGACGTGTTGCTAT AGATGCGACGTTACTCACAAATCGGTTCCATTTTGCGTGTAGGGGAGGCCCTTTGGAGGGTTACGGCGAAGTGATAGCCTGGTACAA TCTCGTGTCAGAGATGAGAGCCTACGGTGTCATTCCGGTGGCCGTATGGGACCAACGAGGCGTAAGAGAATGGAAATCCGCCGAG GCTCGTCGTCGTCTCACCATCCGTGCCGCTCACCTAGCTCGACGTAATCACGAATTCGCCCGCTCTGCTCGCGTACACCTCCTTCGCGAAGCCATCGTCGACTTTTTTCAACTCCCTTCTGAAGAACAAGATGCTGTGCGGGCTCATTGGGAAGCTACAAAGTTTACCTTTGTGACTACAGGTCGGAAAGATGCTCTAGACGGGGATCGAATACCAGCTGGAGGGACGTTGACCCCGCCTGAAAGTCCGAGGACGGAGAAAGTAGAGAGAGAGGCGCTGGATGGGCTGCGGAGGAATCAAGACGGGAAGCTCAAGGTTGTGCAGGACGAAGACCGTGCATTAACTGCGGAAAATAATGAACAGATGAAACAGAAAAGCACAGCTGAGAAAATCGCTTCAAGCCTCACTGAGCGCGATACCATCTCCATCAATCGCATAACCTCTACTATCGATACATTTTCTTATCTTGTCCAAGCCTACCGCGACGCTTATCGTACACCTGTTCCCTCCTCCAGATCCAAATCATTCACCAGCTTACCGGGATTCGATCCCTCACAGGACTTAACCCCGCTCGAAGAAGAACTTAAACAATGGACGACCGCTAACCGGCAAGAGCTTGGCTTGGATGAATGGAAAAAGGGTGTAGAAAAGTTAGATGAGAGGCTGGAAGACCTTGTGCCACTTGAGAATTTCACGGAGACTCGAAGGCAGCTCGACTTGACCCGTGAGGAAGGCGAAATCATCAACCTCGTTTTATCGCCAACACTCCAATCCGACGATTACCTCACACCCccgccttctcctcccttcCAAGTAACATCAAAatcctctccttcatcgGACGCGCTCCTCCGCCTCGACGCCCTCATCGCCACTCTCCCCTCCGTCCTTTCCATCTATAAACGCGCCCTCGACATCCCATCTCCCGCCGATCACCTCAACTGCCAGCACCTCCTCGACCTCCTCCGTGTCCCCATTCTCCACGCATCCATCCCCTTTGAAGCGGAAGGTCTCGCATCGTCTCTTTGTCTCTCTGGTCTAGCAGATTATGTTGGTACAGAGGACAGTGATGTGCTTGGATACAGTGCTAAGCTACTGCGAAACGTCTCCAGCTCGCGAAAACCGTTAGAGGTCGTtgatggagaagatgtAAGGCAAGCGGTTGAACtagagaaagaagaatgggTGGATTGGGTAGTGTTGCTCGGTACAGATGCGTCGAGTAATATACCTAAGATTGGGCCGGTAAACTCCCTTCGGTTTATAAAGGAATATCACTCCATCGAAAACATACTGGGAGCGAAACCGGAACTGGTCGATAGGCTGAATGCCCTGCACCCTGTGGGAGCGCCACTAGGAGCAAAGGAGTGGATGAAAGGTGTAGAAGCTGGAAGGAAACTGTTTAAGGAGTTACCGCCGACTCCTACACCTGCTGAGTGGGAGGAGCTCTGGACTGGGGTCGGGATGCCcgaagagaaggatgataGTGTTGTGCAACAATGGCTTGAAGAAAAGTTTGGTGCCAAGCTTGTAGAGCTGGAAGATCCGGATATTTACCCGCTGGAAGGCAGCGaaaatgaagttggagacgaGAGCGAAAGCGAGAATGAGAACGAAACTGATGTTGAAAGGTTATGA
- a CDS encoding Hypothetical Protein (Similar to TIGR gene model, INSD accession AAW42530.1) yields MESEKPPVTLRCKISGRLLILFSILVTFVFTAVLYTSSDYIITPEFFPLLVHPSHEFPSPDPEISQSRHLGGLSGFQVLQNVWVHNGTFYLFAPDRSKLPSKSRAVSGETCWEVFTHPSHELLVSARGAYILEGTSKIGEREVPGGMLSFPSPPSSSLSTTKSKTKTKTRRIKRTTPKLVYILDQSAVADRKLSEQSVVALEAVLGEMEGKGLIDVVHLWVGKSSNESPKGRQGKGEDMKRQIKEIIDADIILSVHGEMLTHQVWMPEGGVVIELFPNESFLPEHQIVADVLSHEYIPVWYDRALSREEWDALPAQYGHGKLYDGTEITVDKVYMRLLLEDVVGRMRSK; encoded by the exons ATGGAATCCGAGAAGCCGCCGGTAACTTTACGCTGCAAGATCTCGGGTCGGCTGTTGATTCTCT TTTCCATCTTGGTCACATTCGTTTTCACAGCTGTACTGTACACATCCAGTGACTAT ATTATCACTCCAGAGTTTTTCCCACTACTCGTCCACCCGTCCCACGAATTTCCATCTCCAGATCCGGAGATCAGCCAATCTAGACATCTAGGCGGATTATCAGGTTTTCAAGTGTTACAAAATGTATGGGTTCATAATGGTACCTTCT ACCTATTCGCCCCCGATCGTTCCAAACTCCCCTCCAAAAGCCGAGCCGTAAGCGGAGAAACGTGCTGGGAAGTATTTACCCACCCTTCTCACGAGTTGCTCGTCTCTGCGAGGGGCGCGTATATCCTTGAAGGTACTTCCA AGATaggggagagggaagtGCCAGGTGGGATGCTCTCATTCCCTTCCCCTCCCTCCTCGTCCTTGTCTACCACGAAAtcaaaaacaaaaacaaaaacaagAAGAATTAAAAGGACGACCCCGAAACTAGTCTACATCCTCGACCAATCTGCGGTAGCCGATCGAAAGCTGAGCGAGCAATCAGTGGTGGCGCTAGAGGCAGTATtgggagagatggagggAAAGGGTTTAATAGATGTCGTTCACCTTTGGGTTGGCAAATCAAGTAACGAATCGCCGAAGGGCAGGCAAGGAAAGGGGGAGGACATGAAGCGGCAGATAAAAGAGATTATTGATGCGGAT ATTATACTGTCTGTACATGGAGAGATGTTGACGCATCAAGTATGGATGCCAGAAGGGGGAGTCGTTATCGAG CTATTTCCAAACGAGAGCTTCTTACCCGAACACCAGATTGTGGCAGACGTGCTTTCGCACGAGTATATCCCCGTC TGGTATGACAGGGCTCTTTCGAGAGAAGAATGGGACGCATTACCTGCGCAGTATGGTCATGGCAAGCTTTACGATGGAACGGAGATCACT GTGGATAAAGTATATATGAGGTTGTTGTTGGAGGATGTCGTAGGACGAATGAGGTCAAAGTGA
- a CDS encoding Vacuolar membrane protein, putative (Similar to TIGR gene model, INSD accession AAW42529.1), protein METAQLLPKMPTTSSIWAAYNLNRYFVGVALLLGVVFLWTASNFITAGLETGDNAWNKPFLITYFNTASFTVYLLPTLWRRRKGARHHALGQGCVRPGDTDHSTLSPGGYLPIPSGSDDVHPSHGAYPSHSSYLSHHSHPPHPPQLDNLRHPSHREDPERTERMDGVTIHHFPRLTVRETAKIAAWWSIVWFIANWAVNASLAWTSVASVTILSSTSGFFTLALGRICRVESLTSTKLIAVIASFLGVLLVTHSDSLSSSTSSSSTLTSLSSASSHPIFGDALALTSAAFYAVYVILLKVRVVDEERADMQLMLGFAGLFNTIFLIPIFPILHYTGLERFSLPPTTSAWFICLTNFCITLSSDYLYVLAMLKTTPTLVTVGLSLTIPLAMLGQFFGLGLGSGEEGGVQGLTLWSIAGAGMVCVGFAMLGWQEYLKNRQGDEGVVVEPESDGEDEYETRDGRREGEERERSMSR, encoded by the exons ATGGAGACTGCCCAGCTCCTCCCCAAGATGCCCACAACGTCAAGCATCTGGGCAGCATATAACCTCAACAGATATTTTGTCGGCGTCGCTCTTCTGCTTGGTGTCGTTTTC TTGTGGACAGCGTCAAACTTTATCACTGCCGGTTTGGAGACAGGTGATAACGCGTGGAACAAACCATTTTT AATAACATACTTTAATACGGCATCATTCACTGTCTACCTGTTACCTACATTATGGAGACGGCGTAAAGGCGCTCGACATCATGCTTTAGGACAGGGCTGTGTCCGACCAGGTGATACCGATCATTCTACTTTATCGCCGGGCGGGTACCTTCCTATACCTTCCGGCTCTGACGATGTACATCCTTCACACGGCGCATATCCATCCCATTCCTCATACCTATCCCATCATTCACACCCACCTCATCCGCCACAGTTGGACAACTTGCGCCATCCATCACATCGAGAAGACCCGGAACGCACAGAACGAATGGACGGCGTCACAATCCACCACTTCCCCCGCCTCACCGTCCGCGAAACAGCAAAAATCGCAGCATGGTGGAGTATCGTCTGGTTCATCGCCAACTGGGCTGTGAATGCGAGTCTGGCTTGGACTAGTGTGGCTAGTGTGACAATTTTGAGCAGTACCAGTG GCTTCTTCACTCTAGCACTAGGGAGAATATGTCGCGTGGAAAGTCTGACATCGACCAAGTTGATCGCTGTCATCGCCAG CTTCCTCGGCGTGCTCCTTGTAACACACTCCGAttccctctcttcttcaacctcttcctcctccaccctcACATCCCTGTCCTCAGCATCGTCGCACCCGATTTTTGGCGACGCTTTAGCTTTAACATCAGCAGCCTTTTACGCGGTATACGTCATCCTTTTGAAAGTGAGGGTAGTAGATGAGGAGAGGGCGGATATGCAGTTGATGCTTGG CTTCGCGGGCCTGttcaacaccattttccTCATCCCCATCTTCCCTATACTCCATTACACCGGTCTTGAACGCTTTTCCCTCCCACCTACCACGTCTGCCTGGTTCATCTGCCTCACCAACTTTTGCATCACCCTTTCTTCAGACTATCTGTATGTGCTGGCGATGCTCAAGACGACACCGACCTTGGTCACGGTAGGGTTGTCGTTGACTATACCTCTGGCGATGCTGGGCCAGTTCTTCGGGTTGGGTTTGGGTTCCGGCGAGGAAGGAGGGGTGCAAGGGTTAACGTTGTGGAGTATAGCGGGGGCGGGGATGGTTTGTGTAGGATTTGCAATGTTGGGATGGCAAGAGTATCTGAAGAATAGGCAAGGGGACGAAGGGGTAGTGGTTGAGCCCGAGAGCGACGGTGAGGATGAGTACGAGACTCGCGATGGGAGACgggagggagaagaaagggaaaggtCAATGAGCCGATAG